Proteins from one bacterium genomic window:
- a CDS encoding DNA alkylation repair protein, which translates to MTSYVAVQRAIRMVADPERAAVSRRFFKTNPGEYGAGDRFLGLTVPQQRTIAKRFPDLPRADAQRLLASAVHEDRLVALFILIAQFTRGDRAVRRDIFRLYLAQTAQVNNWDLVDASAYQIVGAYLRDHPRGVLLRLARSRHLWDRRIAIVSTMAFIARGEFDDTLAIARVLLRDEHDLIRKATGWMLREVGKRSRSTLEGFLDAHAHAMPRTMLRSAIERLPECTRRAYRSQRAPA; encoded by the coding sequence ATGACATCGTATGTGGCGGTGCAGAGAGCGATCCGCATGGTAGCGGACCCCGAGCGCGCGGCAGTGTCCCGACGATTTTTCAAGACCAACCCGGGCGAGTACGGAGCAGGGGACCGCTTCCTCGGGCTCACCGTTCCGCAGCAGCGGACGATCGCGAAGCGGTTCCCTGATCTCCCGCGCGCGGATGCGCAGCGACTGCTCGCGTCGGCGGTGCACGAGGATCGCCTCGTCGCGCTCTTCATCCTCATCGCGCAGTTTACGCGAGGCGATCGCGCGGTGCGGCGGGACATCTTCCGCCTGTACCTCGCGCAGACGGCACAGGTGAATAATTGGGATCTCGTGGACGCGTCCGCGTACCAGATCGTCGGCGCGTACCTCCGGGATCACCCGCGCGGCGTCCTCCTGCGGCTCGCGCGGTCTCGTCATCTCTGGGATCGTCGCATCGCCATCGTGAGCACGATGGCGTTCATCGCGCGCGGGGAGTTCGATGACACGCTCGCGATCGCGCGCGTGCTCCTCCGCGATGAGCACGACCTCATCCGGAAGGCGACGGGCTGGATGCTCCGCGAGGTGGGGAAGCGTTCGCGGAGCACGCTCGAGGGCTTCCTCGATGCGCACGCGCACGCCATGCCGCGCACCATGCTGCGCTCCGCAATCGAGCGACTCCCCGAGTGCACGCGGCGCGCGTACCGATCGCAACGCGCCCCCGCTTGA